The Limosilactobacillus panis DNA segment CGGTTTCTCGGGTTCTTAACAACCGGGGCTACCTTAGCCAGGCGACGATTGATAAGGTCCACAAGGCGATGCAGAAGTTGCACTACCAGCCCAACATCATTGCCCGCCAGCTTTACCAGCAGCGGACTAACCTGGTGGGTCTGGTTTTTCCAACCGTTGACAACCCGTTTTTTGGCCAACTAGAGGCGTGCCTGGATTATGAACTGTACAAGCGGGGCTACCGGGTACTAATGGGGAACAGCCAGAATAATCCGGACCGTGAGCGGGCCTACCTTCGCCAGCTATTAAATGGACAGGTGGATGGCCTGATCGTTGGGGCCCACAACGAGGGCATCAAGCAGTACCGTAATATTCAGCTGCCGGTGGTTTCCATTGAACGGTTGGTTTCTAAAGACATTCCAGTTGTGGCCGCGGATAACTACGCTGGCGGTGTCCTGGCAACGCAACGACTACTGGACGATGGCTGTCAGCATATTATCCATACTAATTATCCCCACGACCTGGCATCGCCGAACATGGAACGGCGGCGGGCCTATGAGGAGCTGATGCGTAAGCACGGCTTACCAATGTATACGTATGAAGTTAGCTTCGATAGTTCGACTGCTGAGAAGCTGAAGATTTTTCGGCGTCTCTTTGATGAGCATCCGGAAGTTGACGGGGTTTTCGCCGATAATGACACGAATGCCAGTCTAATCATGCAGGTGGCTCGGAAACAGGGTCGGCGGGTTCCAGAAGACCTCAAGGTAGTGGGCTTTGATGGAGCCAGCATGACCCGGACCTTGTTGCCGGAGCTAACCACGATCCAGCAGCCCATTCAACAAATGGCCAGCACGGCGGTGCAACTTCTCCAAGAGAGAATTGACGGTAAAAAGACCACCAGCTCGGTTCAGCTACCGGTTAAGTTGATTCGCGGAACAACTGCATAACAAAAGAAGCGACCAACGAAGATGTTCATTGGTCGCTTCTTTTGTCACCGCTTCAAAAAAGTTTAAAAATTTTTTTACTAGGCAGATTGCAAGAAATAACTTGAACGAATTTAGTGACGTAGATTAAGCAAGAAGATCTCAATTGGTGTATGCCAATTAAGACATTTAAGTGGCCGGGAATTCAAATACCAATTAATTTGAATCAGCTTGTGATCGCTTAACTCTTCAATGGCTTGGCCTTTGGGAATAAAGCGTTGTAAAACTCGGTTACGGTTCTCATTACCACCGCGTTCATGTGGTGAATAAGCATGGACAAAATAAACCGGAGTACCAGTTCGCTGCTCAATTGCCTGGTAGTTAGCGAACTCTTTACCATGATCTACGGTAAGCGTCTTGAGCTTGTCTTGAAGTTGACTAGCTAGTTCAAGTACGGCTTGAGTCATGGACTGACTGTCGCGACCATGGAGCCGTTTAACAATTGTCAGGCGACTCTTACGCTCCACAAAAGTAGCCACAGCTTGACCTTTACGTTTGCCAGAAAGTACAGTATCAGCTTCAAAGTGGCCGAATTCCTGGCGAGTTTCGACTTTATGAGGCCGCTCCTCAATGGAGCGGCCGTGACTGAACGTACCACGCTTTTCTTTAGCACGATGACGACGCATTCCATGATCAGGCAAATCGGGCAACTGTATATCAAGCCATCCTTGATCAATCCAGTTATAGACCGTCTTGTAGGCAATCCCAACCACATGGGCAACTTGTTCAGGGGACCACTTCTGGACTTGAATCTTTTCTTCGATCAAGTGTTTAAGGTTTTTAGTGAGCGAAGACTTCCGCCCCCGTTGACTAACCTTGCGTTCAAAGTCAGTTTGCGCTAGCTCAGCCCAGTACTCACTATTTAGCCGGTGAAGTTCGTTAAAGACTGTGGTTTTACTAAAGCCTAAGTAATTAGCGATGTATCGCAAGGAACGTCCTTCATTATGAAGCGTTTCAATGACAACACGGTTCTGGAATGATAAAATAGTGGTGCTCATCAAGGTCCTTCTTTCTAATGGATTGTACGGTAACGCCATTAAAGACCTTGATGGGTTTTTCTGTCCACTTAAATGTTCAACTTAAATTTTACAATCTACCACTAGTAAAAAGGTAAAAAGTGATAGCGGCAATCCCTTACTCGCCGAATGGATGATGGGCAACTTTTTGATATGGTAACCGCTTAATATACCTCATTGTCAAACGTTTTAATAGACATTAACCGGTTGACAGATATAAATGTAAGCCCTATCATAATAGTTGTCGAAAGGAAATAGATAAATTTCAAGGAGGCTTCGGGCAATGGCATTTAATAAAAGTCTTGCCGGTTATTTTGATGATATCGCACATGTGGGAATCCCAACTGATGATCTAAAGAAGACAATTGCTTTTTGGGAAAAGTTAGGTTTCAAGAAGCAAGGAGAATTCGATACCGATAACCAGGGACACCAAGTGGTCTTCATGAAGTTCGCCCACTTGATGCTCGAAATCTGGGACAGCGATGGGGCTGTTCACAAGACTGGGGCCATCAATCATATCTCACTGAACGTTGAGGATGTACAAGGCTGCTAAGGAAGAGGGCTTCAACATCAAGGAAGATGAAGTCCAACACCTTGACTACTGGAAGCACGGCATTAAGTACTTCAACATCGTGGGACCAAACGATGAAACCATTGAATTTTGTGAAGTTGTCAAGGGTTAAAAGCTACTATTAATTTAAGGAGGAAAAATCATGAAAGCATTAGTAATGACAGGTGTCAAGAAGTTAGAAGTTGAGAACGACTACAAGAAGCCAGAAGTTAAGCCAAACGAAGTCCTGGTCCACACTGCTTGGGCTGGTATTTGTGGAACTGATAAGGCCCTCTACAATGGCCTACCAGGTTCTGCTGACGCTGTTCCACCGATTGTTTTAGGGCACGAAAACTCCGGTGTAATTGCTGCTGTTGGTAGCGATGTTCAAAACTTCAAGGTTGGTGACCGGGTAAGCGTTGACCCGAACATTTACTGCCATAAGTGCTTCTACTGCCGGACTTCTCGTCCAGAACTCTGTGAACACCTGGATGCCGTTGGTGTTACCCGTGATGGTGGTTTCGCTGAATTCTTCACTGCCCCTGAAGAAGTTGTTTACCACGTTCCGGGCAACGTTTCTTTGGAAGCTGCTGCGGTTATTGAACCAATTTCCTGTGCTGCCCACGGTGTTGACCTGCTGGAAACTCACCCATACCAAACTGCTTTGATCATTGGTGATGGTTTTGAAGGGCAACTGATTGCCCAAATCCTGAAGTCCCGTGGTGTTAAGGAAGTTACCTTGGCCGGGACCGTTGATGAAAAGCTGGAAAACAACAAGAAGCACTTTGGCTTCAAGACGATCAACAACATTAAGGAACCAGACGCTATCAAGCCAGACAGCTACGACATTGTTGTTGAAGCCGTTGGTCTGCCAAAGACACAGGAACAAGCCGTTGAAGCTGCTCGTCGTGGTGGCCAAGTTCTGATGTTCGGTGTTGGTAATCCTGACTCTGAATTCAAGGTTAACACTTACAAAGTTTACCAGAAGCAACTGCACATCCAAGGTTCCTTCATTAACCCATACACCTTCGAAGATTCAATCGCTCTGCTGCAATCCGGTGATGTTGACCCACTGCCACTGATTTCCAACGTTTTGGACTTCGCCCATGTTGAAGACTTCGTTAGTGGTAAGCTTGGTAACATCTCCAAGGCCATCGTTAAGGTTGCTGGCGAAGACGCCTAAACTTGAAAATAAAACTTAATTGACCGCTTTTACCTGGTGGGACTCTTTCTTTGAGCCTCATCAGTTTTTTTAAAATTCCCTGGTCAAGGCGAACCTAGTATGCTATATTAAAATATAATGAGAAATAATCACATCTTAGATTAATAAAAGGGGTCTTAATAATGACACGAAAGGTTGCCGTAATTGGGATGGGACACGTTGGTTCAACGGTGGCACATTACGTCGTTGCTAACGGTTTCGCTGACGACCTGGTTTTAATTGACACTAATGAAAAGAAGGTTAACGCTGACGCCTTGGACTTTGAGGACGCCATGGCGAACCTTCTTCACCACACCAACATTTACGTCAATGACTACGGACAATTAAAGGATACGGACGTCATCGTGTCTGCCTTGGGGAATATCAAGCTCCAGGACAACCCAGACGCCGACCGTTTTGCGGAACTGCCATTCACCCGGGACGCGGTTCCAAAGGTTGCTCAGAAGATTAAGGAGAGTGGCTTCAACGGCAAAATCGTTGCCATCACCAACCCCGTCGACGTTATCACCTCCATTTACCAATCCGTGACTGGCTTGCCAAAGAACCAGGTAATCGGCACCGGGACCCTGCTTGACTCCGCCCGGATGAAGCGTGCCGTGGCTAGCCGCCTTAACGTTGACCCCCGTTCCGTTGAGGGTTACAACCTTGGTGAACACGGGAACTCACAATTTACGGCCTGGTCGACTGTCCGTGTTCTGGAACAGCCAATCACTGAACTGGCAAAGAAGCGCGGCTTAGACCTGGACGAACTGGACCACGAAGCCCGGATGGGGGGCTGGAAGGTCTTCTCTGGTAAGAAGTACACCAGTTACGGGGTTGCCACTGCGGCTGTTCGCTTGGCTAATACCATCCTTTCTGACGCCCACACCGTTATGCCGGTTTCTAATTTCCGTGAAGAATACGACTGCTACCTTTCATACCCCGCTGTTGTCGGCCGTAACGGAATCGAAGAACAAGTACAACTCCACCTAACTGACGAAGAACTTGATAAGCTGCAGACTTCCGCTAACTTCATCAAGGAAAAGTACCAAGAAAGCCTGGAGGCTAATAAGAAGGCTTAAAACTAGCACATTAGGGTCGATAATGTTATACTAACCATTAAACACACGGAAAGTGGCGTCGTTCATGCGACACCGCTTTTCTTTTGTCTCACCACTAATGAAAGGAAATATTATCGATGACAAGAGAAGTGAAGAAAATCATTGCTGTGGTTATCTGCTGTGAGTTCCTGATCTGCTTGGGGATGAGCCTGATTTTCCCGGTAATGCCGTTTATCAAGAATGAATACCATTTTTCAGCCTTCGACATGGGGGTCATGTCGTCACTCTTTGCCTTTGTCCAGTTCGTGGCTTCTCCGGTAGTCGGGCAGACCTCTGACAAGATGGGCCGGAAACCAATGCTGGTGTGGGGACTGTTGATCTTTTCCCTAGCCGAATTTGTTTTTGCCCTAGCCAACCAGCTCTGGCTCTTCGACATCTCCCGGGCGGTTGACGGCCTGTCGGCAGCGATGTTCGTCCCCACTTCAATGGCCTTGGCAGCAGACCTGACGAGTGTTAAGGACCGGGCTAAGGTAATTGGCTGGCTATCAGCGGCCTTTAGTGGGGGCCTAATCTTGGGACCCGGGCTTGGCGGCATCCTGGCTAATATTAATTACAAGTTTCCCTTCTGGGTTGCCGGCATTCTAGGTATTATCAGTACCCTCGTTGCTATGTTCTTGCTGCCAAGCGATAGCGATGAGCGTTTCAAAAGCACGACCGACAACCCGGAAGGCAACCTTTTGTCCGGTGGCTGGGTCCAGATTAAAAAGCTCCTTTCTCCGGTGATGGTTACCCTATTTTTGATGATTTTCATCATGTCGTTTGGCCTGGCGGGATTCGAGAGTATTTACAGCCTGTACGTTAACGAGGTTCACAACTTTGACCTCCAGTCCATCGCCCTAGTATTGACTTTGAACGGCATCATTTCCCTAATCCTCCAGGTCTTCTTTTTTGACCGGATGGTACAATGGTGGGGTGAAATCCGGGTGATTCGTTACTGTTTCTTTGCCAGCGCCATCGGAACGGTCTTCGTTATCTACGACCACTCCCACTGGCAGCTGATTGTGGCCACCCTGGTCGTCTTTGAAGCCTTCGACATGTTACGGCCAGCGATCACGACCCTATTGACGAAGATGAGTAAGGACAATCAGGGGCTGCTAAATGGGGTTAACATGTCGCTGACTAGTGTCGGCAACATCGTCGGCCCGTTGATTTCGGGGGCCCTACTGGATATCAACTACCAGTACCCGTACTGGATTGTTATCGTCTTCTTGATGGGATCGTTCATTATCACCTTTGGACTACAGCACTTACGGAGACAAAATGCATAAGGAGGGGACCCAATTGTGGGGAACATACTATTGATGGTGATTGTCGGCTTAGCAGTCGGTATCTTTGTAATCTCGCTTGGCGGCGGGGGCGGCGCAATCTATCTCGGTGTCTTGACGGCGATTTTTCAACTATCACCGGGGGCCGCAGCCGCCACGTCGATTGTGACTTCCCTCCCAGCTTTGATTATGGGGGCCTGGTCCTACTACCGTCGGAGGCTGATTGACTTCAGCCTAGGCAACCGGATGATGATTGCTGCTATCCCCAGCATCTTTGTCGGTTTCTTCATCTCACCATTCTTTCCGGAAAGGGTTTATAAAATCATCATTGGACTAATCTTAGCCTTTCTGGGGGCTCAGCTGATTTACAAGGTGTATCGGCAGACCGACAGCAAGAAGGCGGCTCGGATATCAGCTAAAACCGCGAGTGTCCTCTACGGCATCATGGGGGGCCTAATGGTTGGTATCGCCGGTCTGAGTGGAGGGGGCCCAATCACCACCGGTCTCCTTCTTCTGGGGGCTTCGATGGCCGAAGCGTCCGCCACCTCATCCTACGTTTTAGTAGGGATGTCGATTGTGGGGGCCCTCTTGCACATCAGCGGGGGCAGCATCGATTGGCACGCAGCGGGCGGTCTGATTGCTGGTTCACTGGTAGGGGCCTTCCTGGCACCGCCGGTAGTCCTATGGATGACGGCCAAACCAAACCGCGCCCGAATTGTCAAGCTCTTCATGGGGGCCTTCATCATTGTTATGGGAATTCGGACAGCATTATAATAAAATCAGGTCAGTTTAGTATACGCTCATTTTCAAAATATTTACTCTTGACTAATCGTAGGAAAGAGGCTGGGAGAAAACTTTGGTTTTCTCACCAGCCTCTTTCTAGTGCGCCCGGCATGGGTATTAGCTAGGTGGTGAAAGTCCACTATGGGCCGTAGTAGTCGGAACCATGAGCCGAGGACAAGGGTGTCCGCTGTGAGGTGGAATCTGAAGGAAGTCTAAGGCAAAGTGCTGCACCGATGAACAAGAAGTAGCTATAAGGCTGAAATTAACTGGATAAGGTTGCTAGACAAACTAAAGTCCAATACTACTCGAAGTTGCTTTCAGTAAAGCTAACGGTGACATGGTACGAAAGTTAATATTCTTACCCGGGGAGATCTGACCTACACGTTTCCGACAAGAGGAATGAATGAAATTCCACAGAAGCAAGCATAGCAGTGATGTTGTGTTGAGTAAGCCAGAAGTCAGCCGAGGTCATAGTAGTCTAATTAATTAGATGAAGGACCGAACGACAATAACTTATAACTTATATCGGAGGTGTAATCAGGTGCGACAATCGCAGAAAACAGAACCACAAGCTGACCGCTTGTCGAGGATAGGTTTGGAAAACCGAAAGTACACAAGGGCGCGTAGTACCGATTATGGTGAAGGTAAAGGTATGAGTGTCACTATCCAAGACCTGGTCTTGGATCGCAATAACCTTAATCAGGCTTATTTGCGAGTTAAGAGAAATAAAGAAGCAGCAGGTGTTGACGATATGACAGTCAATGACCTTCTGCCATATCTCAGAGAAAATAAGACGGAACTGATCGCTAGTTTGCGTGAGGGCAAGTATAAACCAGCTCCAGTCAAACGGGTAGAAATTCCGAAGCCTAATGGTGGAGTAAGAAGACTTGGAATACCAACGGTGGTGGACCGAATGGTTCAACAAGCTGTAGCCCAAATTCTTACGCCTATCTTTGAGCGTATTTTCTCGGATAATAGTTTTGGCTTTCGCCCTCATCGTGGAGCCCAAGACGCAATCGCAAAGGTAGTTAAACTATATAATCAGGGATATCGAAGAGTAGTCGACTTAGACCTGAAGGCCTATTTCGATAACGTCAACCATGATTTGATGATTAAGTACCTCCAACAATATATTAATGACCCATGGACGCTAAGGCTTATCCGCAAGTTTTTGACTAGCGGGGTCTTAGATCATGGGCTTTTCGCTAGGAGTGACAAAGGAACGCCGCAAGGTGGACCATTATCACCATTACTGGCGAATATTTACCTAAATGAGTTGGATAAAGAGTTGACCAGACGTGGCCATCACTTTGTACGCTATGCGGATGATTGTAATATTTATGTTAAAAGTCAACGGGCGGGAGAACGAGTAATGCGCAGTATT contains these protein-coding regions:
- a CDS encoding LacI family DNA-binding transcriptional regulator, coding for MKKQAVKLEDVAAVAGVSKTTVSRVLNNRGYLSQATIDKVHKAMQKLHYQPNIIARQLYQQRTNLVGLVFPTVDNPFFGQLEACLDYELYKRGYRVLMGNSQNNPDRERAYLRQLLNGQVDGLIVGAHNEGIKQYRNIQLPVVSIERLVSKDIPVVAADNYAGGVLATQRLLDDGCQHIIHTNYPHDLASPNMERRRAYEELMRKHGLPMYTYEVSFDSSTAEKLKIFRRLFDEHPEVDGVFADNDTNASLIMQVARKQGRRVPEDLKVVGFDGASMTRTLLPELTTIQQPIQQMASTAVQLLQERIDGKKTTSSVQLPVKLIRGTTA
- a CDS encoding IS30 family transposase gives rise to the protein MSTTILSFQNRVVIETLHNEGRSLRYIANYLGFSKTTVFNELHRLNSEYWAELAQTDFERKVSQRGRKSSLTKNLKHLIEEKIQVQKWSPEQVAHVVGIAYKTVYNWIDQGWLDIQLPDLPDHGMRRHRAKEKRGTFSHGRSIEERPHKVETRQEFGHFEADTVLSGKRKGQAVATFVERKSRLTIVKRLHGRDSQSMTQAVLELASQLQDKLKTLTVDHGKEFANYQAIEQRTGTPVYFVHAYSPHERGGNENRNRVLQRFIPKGQAIEELSDHKLIQINWYLNSRPLKCLNWHTPIEIFLLNLRH
- a CDS encoding zinc-dependent alcohol dehydrogenase family protein, with protein sequence MKALVMTGVKKLEVENDYKKPEVKPNEVLVHTAWAGICGTDKALYNGLPGSADAVPPIVLGHENSGVIAAVGSDVQNFKVGDRVSVDPNIYCHKCFYCRTSRPELCEHLDAVGVTRDGGFAEFFTAPEEVVYHVPGNVSLEAAAVIEPISCAAHGVDLLETHPYQTALIIGDGFEGQLIAQILKSRGVKEVTLAGTVDEKLENNKKHFGFKTINNIKEPDAIKPDSYDIVVEAVGLPKTQEQAVEAARRGGQVLMFGVGNPDSEFKVNTYKVYQKQLHIQGSFINPYTFEDSIALLQSGDVDPLPLISNVLDFAHVEDFVSGKLGNISKAIVKVAGEDA
- a CDS encoding L-lactate dehydrogenase, which translates into the protein MTRKVAVIGMGHVGSTVAHYVVANGFADDLVLIDTNEKKVNADALDFEDAMANLLHHTNIYVNDYGQLKDTDVIVSALGNIKLQDNPDADRFAELPFTRDAVPKVAQKIKESGFNGKIVAITNPVDVITSIYQSVTGLPKNQVIGTGTLLDSARMKRAVASRLNVDPRSVEGYNLGEHGNSQFTAWSTVRVLEQPITELAKKRGLDLDELDHEARMGGWKVFSGKKYTSYGVATAAVRLANTILSDAHTVMPVSNFREEYDCYLSYPAVVGRNGIEEQVQLHLTDEELDKLQTSANFIKEKYQESLEANKKA
- a CDS encoding MFS transporter, producing MTREVKKIIAVVICCEFLICLGMSLIFPVMPFIKNEYHFSAFDMGVMSSLFAFVQFVASPVVGQTSDKMGRKPMLVWGLLIFSLAEFVFALANQLWLFDISRAVDGLSAAMFVPTSMALAADLTSVKDRAKVIGWLSAAFSGGLILGPGLGGILANINYKFPFWVAGILGIISTLVAMFLLPSDSDERFKSTTDNPEGNLLSGGWVQIKKLLSPVMVTLFLMIFIMSFGLAGFESIYSLYVNEVHNFDLQSIALVLTLNGIISLILQVFFFDRMVQWWGEIRVIRYCFFASAIGTVFVIYDHSHWQLIVATLVVFEAFDMLRPAITTLLTKMSKDNQGLLNGVNMSLTSVGNIVGPLISGALLDINYQYPYWIVIVFLMGSFIITFGLQHLRRQNA
- a CDS encoding sulfite exporter TauE/SafE family protein is translated as MGNILLMVIVGLAVGIFVISLGGGGGAIYLGVLTAIFQLSPGAAAATSIVTSLPALIMGAWSYYRRRLIDFSLGNRMMIAAIPSIFVGFFISPFFPERVYKIIIGLILAFLGAQLIYKVYRQTDSKKAARISAKTASVLYGIMGGLMVGIAGLSGGGPITTGLLLLGASMAEASATSSYVLVGMSIVGALLHISGGSIDWHAAGGLIAGSLVGAFLAPPVVLWMTAKPNRARIVKLFMGAFIIVMGIRTAL
- the ltrA gene encoding group II intron reverse transcriptase/maturase; this encodes MRQSQKTEPQADRLSRIGLENRKYTRARSTDYGEGKGMSVTIQDLVLDRNNLNQAYLRVKRNKEAAGVDDMTVNDLLPYLRENKTELIASLREGKYKPAPVKRVEIPKPNGGVRRLGIPTVVDRMVQQAVAQILTPIFERIFSDNSFGFRPHRGAQDAIAKVVKLYNQGYRRVVDLDLKAYFDNVNHDLMIKYLQQYINDPWTLRLIRKFLTSGVLDHGLFARSDKGTPQGGPLSPLLANIYLNELDKELTRRGHHFVRYADDCNIYVKSQRAGERVMRSITHFLEKQLKVKVNPDKTKVGSPLRLKFLGFSLGVDRNGAYARPAKQSQKRVKQALKLLTKRNRGVSIEQMFEEIHRKMRGWLQYYSIGKLTNFIQRLDKWLRVRIRQYIWKQWKKFKTKVTNLQKLGLFQHDAYVFASTRKGYWRTAHSKTLSYSLTNRKLEQLGLMNMSKTLQSIQCD